DNA sequence from the Novosphingobium sp. KACC 22771 genome:
ATCCTGCAGCAGGCGGGCCTTCTTCGACGCGTCGCCGCCCTGCGGGAACAGGCGCGTGTCGATAGGCTGGCTGGGCATGATGGTGGAAACGGCGTGCTTATAGACCAGCTGCGACTGACCATCACGGCGCAGCAGGATCGAGAAATTGTCGAACCAGGTGACAATACCCTGCAGCTTCACGCCCTTGACAAGGAACATGGTGACGGGGGTCTTGTTCTTGCGCAGATAGTTCAGGAACTGGTCCTGCAAATTCTGGCTGCCCTTGCCCGACGCTACGGGAACGGGGGCTGCGGCAACGGCTTCGGCGCCCTCATCAGCGGCGCCTTCTTCAGGCTTTGAACGCGGGCGGGCGGAAAGCGTGCGGCCAGTCGACATGGTTTGCTCCTATTGTTGGCGGCCGTTTCTACGGTCCGCATTCTGGCCAAAGGTGATTCTGCGCCTTTGGCCGACTGAGCCTCATGTCTAGCCTCTCGCAGTTGCAGCGTAAATGCCGAAATTGCGAAAGACGTATTCAATCCTCCTCGTCATCGTCCCGCTTGTCGCCCATGCCCAGCAGCTTGAGCTTGCGATGCAGGGCCGAGCGTTCCATCCCGATAAAGGCGGCGGTCTTTGAAATATTGCCGGAAAAGCGACGGATCTGGACCCGCAGATATTCCCGCTCAAAATTCTCCCGCGCCTCGCGCAGAGGCACGCCCATCAAGGAGGACATGCCCGAATCGCCGGCCAAACGCCCGCTGTTGATCTCGGCGGGCAGCATATCGACCTCGATCCGCCCCAGCCTTTCGCGCGGGGCCAGAATCACCGTGCGCTCCACCACATTGCGCAATTGGCGCACATTGCCCGGCCATTCATAGGCCTGCATCGCGGCCATCGCTTCAATGCTGATTTCGGGCGGAGGCATGCCCTGATCATTGGCATAGCGGGCAAAGAAATGCTGGACTAGCACGGGAATATCCTCGCGCCGCTCGGCCAACGGCGGCACCACCACCGGCACCACGTTCAGGCGATAGAACAGATCCTCGCGGAACGTCTTATCGATGATTTCCTTTTCCAGATTGCGGCTGGTCGAGGACACCACGCGCACATCGACGCGGATCTGGCGATTGCCGCCCACGCGGACGAAGGCCTGCTCGGTCAAAACCCGCAG
Encoded proteins:
- the hfq gene encoding RNA chaperone Hfq, encoding MSTGRTLSARPRSKPEEGAADEGAEAVAAAPVPVASGKGSQNLQDQFLNYLRKNKTPVTMFLVKGVKLQGIVTWFDNFSILLRRDGQSQLVYKHAVSTIMPSQPIDTRLFPQGGDASKKARLLQDVFLSSIRSSSVQVTMFLVNGVMLQGRVAAYDLFCMMLEREGYVQLAYKHAVSTIQPLGPVDLTGEWDGEEGSDA